In Lolium rigidum isolate FL_2022 chromosome 7, APGP_CSIRO_Lrig_0.1, whole genome shotgun sequence, the DNA window ataaaaaacatgggtgcgcccgACCAAaaacacccaatccagcaatcttcaggcattgatcgcacaatgaatttcgccggcaggaccttccagAACACGACAATTCAGCCATCCCGGTGGAAAGAAGCTTCCAaccgatcttcacttggcgcgagagaaaccctaggacagaCACCTTTATTAGGTAGAACGGCAGGCCCTCTCGCCGCCACCCGCCAGTCAACCTCATCGGCGGAAGAGGAAGCAGCCACCAACCACAGACCCGTCGACGAGTTGTTCGCCGCCACCCCCAAAACCGAAGAAGGCCACCAACGTGAGCCATCGGAAGGAGGGGCAGAGGACTCACCGGCCACCACCGGATCCGCAGCCTTCGGGGTCACCCCCGCCGACCAACGCCATGGCGGGCACGGAGCCGAGAGCCATCAGGCCGCAGGCCGGGAGCGCCCAGATCCGACCACCGTGCTACCTGCGCAGCCACAGcgtccgcctcctccaccgcgaGTCTATAAAGAAATATTCTTGGATCCACTCTATTATCACTTGCGATGTACATAGTTAGACGTCATTGTTGTGCAGTACATGATATGTCCATGTATGAAGAACACGAACATCATTGTTCTTCCTTCAGATGCATCACACATAAAGAAATTATTTAAAGATGATTGTCTTGATGCTTTTTTTAGGAACAACTTTTGATACTTCGTGGGTTCAGTTTTTGCTGCTGAAAAGTCGTTACAAATCCATGATGAGGATGTAATGTGCGTAGATGGGCAGCTTTGCACAATAAtgagaataatatcaacatctatcCAATTAACTCCAAGCCTTCAACATTCCATCTAGGAAACAAAAGATTACACCGTGATATATCCACAATACTCATTTCAGCTCATTTTGATTGTAACGGTTCATAACCATTGGTCATACACTAGGGGAAAACTTTGCTTTGCCGTGTCTCAAAAATACACGGCAAAGGCCGTTCGAAACACGGCAAAGCATTTGCCGTGCCTCGGCGCACGGCAAAAGTCACACGGCAAAAATCGGCATGGCAAAggatctttgccgtgtgcctttcTGTTTGGAACACAGCGAAGGGTTCGCCGTGTGCCTCTCTACCCAGAACACGGCAAAAAACCACTTGACGGTTTCACAGCTAACTGACGGCAACACAGTTTGCCGAGTGTTTCAAAACACACACGGCAAAGCCTAATTTAGAAACTAAAAAAAAGAGTAATGTTCGCCGGAGACGTCGCCGCGTCGCCGGAGCTTGAGGACGGCTGGGACTCCCGCCAGAAGCCTACCCGGCCAACGCGTGACCAAGGCTGCGTTCCAGGCCGCCTCATCTGCGTCACCGCGCGCCAGGCCGTCGTGCGTCCGTGGCCGCCGCGCCAAGCCCCCGTGCGTCCATGTCGCCGCGCTTGGCCGCCGCGTCCGTGCCGCCCCGCGTCAGCCTGTGCGTCCGTCGCCGCTCGCCAGGCCGCCGTGCGTCCATGTCACCGCGTCCACGCCGCCGCACGGAAGGCCGTGCGTCCGTCGCCAGGCCGCCGGCATCCGTGTCGAAGGCCGTGCGTCCGTCGCCTCTCGCCAGGCCGCCGgcgtccgcgccgccgcgcggAAGGCCGTGCGTCCGTCGCCGCTCGCCAGGCCGCCGGCgtccgtcgctgctcgccagGCTGCCGGCGTTCGTGTCGCCACGTCCGTGCCGCCGCGCGGAAGGCCGTGCGTCGGCGGAGGAGAGCAAGTGCTCTGCTCAGTGGAGGAGAGGGAGGAGTGCAGGTCACTCGTCCGTCGCCGTGCGTCCGTCGCCGCACGGAAGGCTTACTGCAGCTTCTCCACCCGTGGCCTGGGCGTgtgaaaggagagagagagaagaaagatattcttttttttttttttttttttttttttttgaatacgtACGCCCAAAGGCATACGCTACTTGTATTTATACGTCAAGGAAACAGATACATAGTACAGACACGTACAAATACGTAGAAAACAAAGGAAGGATATGGCCTGGTCTGCAACCGCCAACAAAATACAGAGAAGacctgaagaaaaagaaaatatagatCCAAGCATTCCGTCTTCTCTGCAACTTCCATCGCCACCGTGAGCCAATCCCCTGCTTCGTTGCCGGAGCTGCCGGAGTAGAGAATGGAACACCCGGTAGCAGCaccccaggaactgaagaagtccCTCGCACAAAGGCTTTCTCGAGCCGCAGTAAACACCTACTCCATCGAGCAGGATGAGCTCCTGTAAGTCGCATCGGCCGGAGACGTCCTCCATCCCGGAGGAGCTCCCCGAACCTCTCCAGCTCCGGATCTGGGGACACATCCAGTGACCCTTCGAGGAGCAGCCAGATCCACCTGCCACAACCGCGAACCAACGACCGCCATCTTCTTCCCGGGGAGTGCGCCGTCGCATGTGCGAAAAGCCACGGGCAGCCACCCACGAACTCCAAAACCGGGGCGCCGAGGAGCCGTACCGACAGATCCAGAACGCCCCGCCCTCACCAGCCCGCCAACGCCGCCGGAGCTGATGTCGCTAGCACGAGGAAAGAGCCGGAGGGACTTATTCGTATGCGGCGGTGCCAtcctcgcctcgccgccgccgccaagaagCTGAAAACTAGATAAAACTAGTACTACTACCCCCAACCGGACGGAGGACCGAGTTCCCCAACACCTGCCGGCGCCTAAACggcgctcggaggcgacggggaaccgcggcctcgccggcggtggGCACCTACACCTACCTCGCCCCCTTTTCGCCTTTTCCTGTAGCAGCGAGATGTTTCGAGAGGGGACGGGACAAGTCTCCAATGTCCTTCGAGAAGAAAGATATTTTGGCCACTTGCATGTGGCCTCAAAGTGTGAATGATGACAAGATAAGGAGAGATAGAGGAAAAGGGAAAGGAGAGAGTGGATAGGAGGGGGCTGTTGGATGTAGGAGGATCCAACGGTGAGAAGGACAAATCCGTGGGGTATGGTTTCAACCAATCAGAACGCAGATCTTTGCTGTGTGTAATTATAATACACACGGAAAAGCAACCCCTTTGTTGTGTGTATGTTCTTGGTACACGGCAAAGAAAACTGGGCCGTCACGGCTCTATCAAACGCGACCATATGGGACACGTATCTCACAGCTTTACCGTGTGTaactctttgccgtgtgttttttgCCTTTTTACCGTGTGCAATTTTTTGCCgtgtcactggtggaaaaagggcctttggtcgcggttcgcaactgccattagtcgcggttgcgcaaccgcgaccaaataagcgcgactaaagcccccctcctttagtcgcggttgcttacgaaccgcgactaaaggtccgtccatgtgggcggctagcgtgcgcctgggcgaaggacctttagtcgcggttggtgtccccaaccgggactaaaggctatttcgttaaatttttttaattcatttgggtttctaatttttttttcactccgtttgttgtctatttttttcagaatttctattattttagttatttgcatagcttagtctctatctctaactacacttatctctagtcaaattacttacttgtggtcaaacttcccgctcggtcacccatcctcccactactccacctctagcacgcttaacttccgagttccattccgtcccgcatccaagtgctacgcgcgcatgtatgtgatactagtatcatatcaatcctattaacatgttggtcgatgtcacatttttttattgtttgaatttcaaataatttttttcataaacaaaaataatgatgtaataataatcgtgaataaataaataaacaataactttttaatttttattatttttaatttttttaattttttaaatattttttttgccaaacctaaaacctaaaaatttgaaaatctaaaaattgggtaaaagtaatagtaatctttatgctggatgcaattattaattttatttttttgaaaaatttaaaaaatataaaatccgtaatttatagcaaaaactaaaatcctcctgctttcgtattttcatttggaattttgagaatctaaaaattggctaaccgggttggggacaccaaccgcgactaaaggggtaccctttagtcgcggttggtgtcccaaccgcgactaaaggtttttccaccggccgcatccctccatagccctttagtcccggttggtgttaccaaccgcgactaaaggggtaccctttcgtctcggatggagcattagtcgcgggtcgcctcccgaaccgcgactaaagccccctttagtcgcggttcgaatatttccgggactaatgagggtggacggaagcctctttttctactagtgtgtgtATTTGAAAAAATATGGCGTGTGTCAAACTTTTGCCGTGTGTAATTCTTATTGTTACCGTGTTATTTTCTTTACCGTGCGCCTTCTCGCAGATATACACGGCAAAGACTTTTTTACCGTGTTCCGCGATACTTGACACACGGTAAAGGTGGACAAACACGGCAAATAACATTTTTCACGTAGTGATATGTGTATACTGTTACAAGTGTATATGAAATGCAAATGAACACCTACATGTAAATAGTATAGTATAATTACTTAGCAAATACAACTAGTTTTGTGGTGAAATTCCCCCATACCTTTACGAGTTTGGGTGACCTTGGCATCTGCAAGCACAAGTTTCGCTAAGTAGATGAACATAATGGAGGATGTTGTACAATCAGAAGTAAACATTACAACTATATGTATGTATGAAATTGATGCAGAAACATAATGCGGAAGTATTTGCCATGAAAATGGAAATCAAATCAAAACATACACGTAGCCATCTGATATAGTACCTGACGAAATTTAGAATACAAGTTTCAGTTCAAAAGGAAAACAAACAAATACAGCAACGAAGCATTACTATGTCCTCCTCAAGCGGTTTTCAGCCTTCGAATAGCTGTCCCAACATCTCCTCCAAAGCCTCTGGACAGTTTCTTCCACCGCTAACCTGTTTCTCGAGTTCCGGGTGCTCCTTCAGGTAGTCGCGGTAACCTGGAATGACTCTCTTGGCGATAGTTTTCCGCAGTAAGTGTCGGAGCTGAGGGTCTGGAACCTTCCAGAACCTCTGAGTCATGCATGTTTTATGAAACGCGGACTGGAATTTAGCCAACGAAGAGTTGTTGATCCGACGACGGAGCAGTCTAGGAAAATTAGATTCAGATAAGCAGGACATGACTTGTCCCCAAGAAATCTCGATATAACTGTCCATGTATTTCTCACATTCAGGTCTAAGTTTAAGCCCATGATGATGTGCACACGGCAAATAGACATTTAAAGATATCAATGCCTTACACACCTGCGCTACATAGTAGGAATTGTTGAGCAGGAACATGTACCCGAGGCTTGGATCCGTGCACATCTTCGATTTCCTCACAAGCAGATCGTTCAGATAATCGATCGTTTCACGTAACAGGTCACGAATCTTTGCAGCGTCGTGAATCTGTCCCGAGTTCCTCGCTGAAGCATGTGATTTCCTCATCAAAACTATGTAATCCATCATCAACCGGGTCTTGTTGTGAACCTCGCCTCCACCAGCTGTGATCGCCCACGAGTCTCTCGTATCAATAGTCCAGCGGCCTTTGTCCTTCATGAGCGTATACTTAACGTCGCTCATCACCTTGGACAAGGATCCAACTAACTTGTTTCCTTTTCTCTCCAACAAGGCGCCTATCTCATTGAAAATCATCTGGGCATCTGACGAGGTCACCTGCATGGTCGATATGTTGTGTGATGCATTGGAGATGCAGATATATACGTGCAGCATGGCCAACAGCTTCTCCGCGTCGTCGGTATGGACGATGGCGTCGACAAAGACGAGCATTGCTGAGATGCTCGCTTTGCCAAACTGTCCGACCGTCGGCGTCTCGTGGACGGCGGCGACCAGCTCTTTGACACTGGCCACAATTATGATGAGAGCTCGGCTCCACCTCTCGACCAATTCTTGAAGGCGGGAAGGCGAAGCAGACTTGTCTCCGACCTGGTGGCCGCAGTCGTCGCGAGACTTGTCGCTCAATTGGAAAACCCAGTCGATGTCGAGCTCGGCGAACCAGGTCTTCA includes these proteins:
- the LOC124671167 gene encoding exocyst complex component EXO70B2-like, which produces MAGLTAETTRLASIHLASVPEETSSCFAELEHQSYRDSIRSVAWPECLISWGWGLSSQYRQSGSSYSSISGTSSSYMSNISGYSPGSPSAGAADLGVEELTEIAHKMVSDGYTQRMVQAFVSNGEQDGSLKTWFAELDIDWVFQLSDKSRDDCGHQVGDKSASPSRLQELVERWSRALIIIVASVKELVAAVHETPTVGQFGKASISAMLVFVDAIVHTDDAEKLLAMLHVYICISNASHNISTMQVTSSDAQMIFNEIGALLERKGNKLVGSLSKVMSDVKYTLMKDKGRWTIDTRDSWAITAGGGEVHNKTRLMMDYIVLMRKSHASARNSGQIHDAAKIRDLLRETIDYLNDLLVRKSKMCTDPSLGYMFLLNNSYYVAQVCKALISLNVYLPCAHHHGLKLRPECEKYMDSYIEISWGQVMSCLSESNFPRLLRRRINNSSLAKFQSAFHKTCMTQRFWKVPDPQLRHLLRKTIAKRVIPGYRDYLKEHPELEKQVSGGRNCPEALEEMLGQLFEG